The Ancylobacter sp. WKF20 genome contains a region encoding:
- a CDS encoding ABC transporter ATP-binding protein — protein MAEAVAAAPLLEAVALTKRFGALVANDQVSLAIRGGETHALLGENGAGKSTLVKMLCGLLQPDSGELLYDGAPIVFPDPASSRAKGVGVVFQHFALFDALTVVENVALGLAGHEPLPALAARIDACVQRYGLGVEPYRRVGDLSVGERQRVEIVRCLLGDPRVLILDEPTSVLTPDESESLFRTVDLLTGEGRAVLFISHKLDEVRRLCQRATVLRGGKFIAEVDPAQESASSLARLMVGAEVPRTPRNVTHEMGEPRLLVRNLNVAGDGSRGSALRDINLEIRAGEIVGIAGVAGNGQTALFEALSGEQPNADAEAIIIDKVAAGGLGPTARRALKAGFVPEERLGHAAAPDMRLSDNVLLTTHGDGALVRHGIVRRNALYDRFQEIVRRFDVRFGSKDPKARRLSGGNLQKFVIGREVLREPVLLVVDQPTWGVDAAAAAFIRTTLREKAAEGCAVLVISQDLDELLEFTDRIAVMSEGRLTAPVPVAETSREAIGLAMGGAHGHEQTGEGTHAA, from the coding sequence ATGGCTGAGGCTGTCGCCGCCGCGCCGCTTCTGGAAGCGGTTGCTCTCACCAAGCGTTTCGGGGCGCTGGTCGCGAACGATCAGGTGAGCCTCGCCATACGCGGCGGCGAAACCCATGCGCTCCTGGGCGAGAACGGCGCCGGCAAGTCGACGCTGGTGAAGATGCTGTGTGGCCTGCTGCAGCCCGATTCCGGCGAACTGCTCTATGACGGCGCGCCGATCGTCTTTCCCGATCCGGCGAGTTCCCGCGCCAAGGGCGTCGGCGTCGTCTTCCAGCATTTCGCCCTGTTCGATGCGCTCACCGTCGTGGAGAACGTCGCGCTGGGCCTTGCCGGGCATGAGCCGCTGCCGGCGCTCGCCGCGCGGATCGACGCCTGCGTGCAGCGCTACGGCCTTGGCGTCGAGCCCTATCGCCGCGTCGGCGATCTTTCCGTCGGCGAACGTCAGCGGGTGGAAATCGTGCGTTGCCTGCTGGGCGATCCGCGCGTGCTCATTCTCGACGAGCCGACCTCGGTACTGACGCCTGACGAGTCCGAATCACTGTTCCGCACGGTCGACCTGCTCACGGGCGAGGGCCGGGCGGTGCTCTTCATCAGCCACAAGCTCGACGAGGTGCGCCGCCTCTGCCAGCGCGCCACGGTGCTGCGCGGCGGCAAGTTCATCGCTGAGGTCGATCCGGCGCAGGAGAGCGCGTCGAGCCTTGCCCGGCTGATGGTGGGCGCGGAAGTGCCCCGGACACCGCGCAACGTCACGCATGAGATGGGCGAGCCGCGCCTGCTGGTGCGCAACCTGAACGTTGCCGGCGACGGCTCGCGCGGTTCGGCACTGCGCGACATCAATCTGGAAATCCGTGCCGGCGAGATCGTCGGCATCGCCGGCGTGGCGGGCAACGGCCAGACCGCCCTGTTCGAGGCGCTGTCCGGGGAGCAACCGAACGCGGACGCCGAAGCCATCATCATCGATAAGGTGGCGGCCGGCGGGCTCGGCCCAACCGCCCGGCGCGCGCTCAAGGCGGGATTCGTGCCGGAAGAGCGGCTCGGCCACGCCGCCGCGCCGGATATGCGGCTCTCGGACAATGTGCTGCTGACCACCCATGGCGATGGCGCATTAGTGAGGCACGGCATTGTCCGCCGCAACGCCCTGTATGACCGCTTCCAGGAGATCGTCCGGCGCTTCGACGTGCGATTCGGCAGCAAGGATCCCAAGGCGCGGCGGCTCTCGGGCGGCAATCTGCAGAAATTCGTCATTGGCCGCGAGGTGCTGCGCGAACCCGTGCTCCTCGTCGTTGACCAGCCGACCTGGGGTGTTGACGCCGCGGCGGCGGCCTTCATCCGCACCACGCTGCGCGAGAAGGCGGCGGAAGGCTGCGCTGTGCTGGTGATCAGCCAGGATCTGGATGAGCTGCTGGAATTCACCGACCGCATCGCGGTGATGAGTGAGGGCCGGTTGACGGCACCCGTGCCGGTGGCGGAGACCTCGCGCGAGGCGATCGGCCTCGCCATGGGCGGTGCCCACGGGCATGAGCAGACCGGGGAGGGCACCCATGCCGCTTAG
- a CDS encoding ABC transporter permease has translation MPLRLERQEHISSLRLATVPLIAIAVTVVVGTIMFVALGHDPIRAFGIYFIEPLTDLWTLQELVVKASPLMLIGTGLAFCYRANRWNIGAEGQYVAGAVLGSSLALVTHGTDAGPWVLPTMLVLGAIGGALWGLIPAFLRVRFGASEILTSLMLVYVAQLGLDYLVRGPWRDPQGFNFPQSVTFDDVAIMPLLFEEGRLHGGIAIALVVIAVATFVLGRTLVGYSIELGGSAPRAAAFAGFDEKRVTYGVFAVSGGLAGLAGIIEVAGPIGQLQPSISPGYGFTAIIAAMLGRLHPVLILISSLVLALTYIGGEAAQISMRLPFDVTRVFQGTLLIAILAADVLVRYSVRRVEGAKHA, from the coding sequence ATGCCGCTTAGGCTGGAACGGCAGGAGCACATCTCCTCGCTGCGACTCGCCACGGTGCCGCTGATCGCCATCGCCGTGACGGTGGTGGTCGGCACCATCATGTTCGTCGCGCTTGGACATGATCCGATCCGCGCCTTCGGCATCTATTTCATCGAGCCGCTGACCGACCTGTGGACGCTGCAGGAGCTGGTGGTGAAGGCCTCGCCGCTGATGCTGATCGGCACCGGCCTCGCATTCTGTTACCGCGCCAACCGCTGGAACATCGGCGCGGAAGGGCAGTATGTCGCCGGCGCGGTGCTGGGCTCGTCGCTGGCGCTCGTCACCCATGGCACCGACGCCGGCCCGTGGGTTCTCCCGACCATGCTGGTACTGGGGGCGATTGGCGGGGCGCTGTGGGGGCTCATCCCCGCCTTCCTGCGCGTGCGCTTCGGCGCCAGCGAGATCCTCACCTCGCTGATGCTGGTCTATGTCGCCCAGCTCGGGTTGGATTATCTGGTGCGCGGACCGTGGCGTGACCCGCAGGGCTTCAACTTTCCACAGAGCGTGACCTTCGATGATGTGGCGATCATGCCGCTGCTGTTCGAGGAAGGGCGCCTGCATGGCGGCATCGCCATCGCGCTGGTCGTCATCGCGGTCGCAACCTTCGTGCTGGGCCGCACGCTGGTCGGCTACTCCATCGAGCTCGGCGGCTCCGCGCCGCGCGCGGCCGCCTTTGCCGGCTTCGATGAGAAGCGCGTGACCTATGGCGTCTTCGCGGTCTCGGGCGGGCTCGCGGGCCTTGCCGGCATCATCGAAGTGGCCGGCCCGATCGGCCAGCTTCAGCCGAGCATTTCGCCGGGCTACGGCTTCACCGCGATCATCGCGGCCATGCTGGGGCGGCTGCATCCGGTGCTTATCCTCATTTCCAGCCTGGTGCTGGCCCTGACCTATATTGGCGGCGAGGCGGCGCAGATCAGCATGCGCCTGCCCTTCGATGTCACCCGCGTGTTCCAGGGCACCTTGCTCATCGCGATTCTCGCGGCGGATGTTCTGGTGCGCTACAGCGTCCGACGGGTAGAGGGGGCCAAGCATGCTTGA
- a CDS encoding ABC transporter permease, whose amino-acid sequence MLDAAILGAVLASIVAAATTLLLASLGELVAERAGTLNLGVEGMMIVGAAVGYATAYGTGSLILGTVAAVVAGALLSLVFAGLAVWLAANQVASGLATTILGLGIAGLIGAPFVGTRLDGAPQLHIPVLTELPVVGEMLFGQDAFVYLSLLLLALVTYGLARTRAGLVLRAVGENPVAAHALGHPVRKIRTLAIMFGGACAGLAGAHLSLAYTPFWASDMTAGRGWIALALVVFSAWKPLSLLAGAYLFGAVSILQLHVQGFGLGVPSQLLSSLPYLATVVALVIISALKRGQGAPAGLGVPFVPDR is encoded by the coding sequence ATGCTTGATGCGGCCATTCTCGGCGCGGTGCTGGCGAGCATCGTCGCCGCGGCAACGACGCTGCTGCTCGCGTCGCTGGGCGAACTCGTGGCCGAGCGCGCCGGAACACTCAATCTCGGCGTCGAGGGCATGATGATCGTCGGCGCGGCGGTTGGCTACGCGACCGCCTATGGCACGGGCAGCCTCATCCTCGGTACCGTCGCCGCCGTGGTCGCGGGCGCGCTGCTGTCGCTGGTCTTCGCCGGGCTTGCCGTCTGGCTCGCTGCCAACCAGGTCGCTTCGGGGTTGGCGACCACCATCCTCGGGCTCGGCATTGCCGGGTTGATCGGCGCTCCCTTCGTCGGCACGCGGCTCGACGGCGCGCCGCAGCTTCACATTCCCGTCCTTACCGAGCTGCCGGTGGTGGGCGAGATGCTCTTCGGGCAGGACGCCTTCGTCTATCTCTCCCTGCTGCTTCTGGCGCTGGTAACGTATGGCCTTGCCCGCACCCGCGCCGGTCTGGTGCTGCGGGCCGTCGGCGAGAACCCGGTGGCGGCCCATGCGCTCGGACACCCCGTGCGCAAGATCCGCACGCTGGCGATCATGTTTGGCGGCGCCTGCGCCGGGCTCGCCGGGGCGCATCTGTCGCTGGCCTACACGCCGTTCTGGGCTAGTGACATGACGGCCGGTCGGGGCTGGATCGCCCTTGCGCTGGTGGTGTTCTCGGCCTGGAAGCCGCTCTCGCTGCTCGCCGGCGCCTATCTGTTCGGCGCGGTCTCGATCTTGCAACTGCACGTTCAGGGCTTCGGCCTCGGCGTGCCCTCCCAGTTGCTGTCCTCGTTGCCCTATCTGGCGACAGTGGTGGCACTGGTTATCATCTCGGCGCTGAAGCGCGGGCAGGGGGCGCCGGCAGGATTGGGCGTGCCCTTCGTGCCGGATCGCTGA
- a CDS encoding BMP family ABC transporter substrate-binding protein, which yields MRKILSMAVAIAAGFALAGVGATGASAAEKLKIGFVYIGPVGDFGWTYQHDQGRKAVEKEFGDKVETTYVENVPEGPDAERVIEQLVRAGNKLIFTTSFGYMEPTLKVAKRYPKVYFEHATGYKTAPNVATYNSKFHEGRYILGQIAAKTSKTGTIGYIASFPIPEVISGINSLMLGAQSVNPDIKIKIVWVNSWFDPAKEADAAKALIDQGADVISQHTDSPAAMQAAEARGVKAFGQASDMIAFGPKAQLTSIVDNWAPYYIERTKAVLDGTWKSTDTWSGMKDGEVVMAPYTNMPDDVKAMAEKTEAAIKDGSLHPFKGPITNQKGELVVKEGAVLADKDILSMNWYVKGIDDKIPGQ from the coding sequence ATGCGCAAAATTCTCTCCATGGCGGTCGCCATCGCCGCGGGCTTCGCGCTCGCCGGCGTCGGCGCAACCGGCGCCTCAGCCGCCGAGAAGCTCAAGATCGGCTTCGTCTATATCGGACCGGTGGGTGATTTCGGCTGGACCTACCAGCACGATCAGGGCCGCAAGGCGGTCGAGAAGGAGTTCGGTGACAAGGTCGAGACGACCTATGTCGAGAACGTGCCGGAGGGCCCGGACGCTGAGCGCGTCATCGAGCAGCTCGTGCGCGCCGGCAACAAGCTGATCTTCACCACCTCCTTCGGCTATATGGAGCCGACGCTGAAGGTGGCGAAGCGCTACCCCAAGGTCTATTTCGAGCACGCCACTGGCTACAAGACCGCGCCCAACGTCGCGACCTACAACTCGAAGTTCCATGAGGGCCGCTACATCCTCGGCCAGATCGCGGCCAAGACTTCCAAGACCGGCACGATCGGCTACATCGCCTCCTTCCCGATCCCGGAAGTCATCTCCGGCATCAACTCGCTGATGCTCGGCGCGCAGTCGGTCAATCCCGACATCAAGATCAAGATCGTCTGGGTGAACTCCTGGTTCGATCCGGCCAAGGAGGCCGATGCGGCCAAGGCGCTGATCGACCAGGGCGCCGATGTGATCTCCCAGCACACCGACAGCCCCGCCGCCATGCAGGCGGCCGAGGCGCGCGGCGTGAAGGCGTTTGGCCAAGCCTCCGACATGATCGCTTTCGGGCCGAAGGCGCAGCTGACCTCCATCGTCGACAACTGGGCGCCCTACTATATCGAGCGCACCAAGGCGGTGCTGGACGGCACCTGGAAGTCCACCGACACCTGGAGCGGCATGAAGGATGGCGAGGTCGTCATGGCGCCCTACACCAACATGCCTGACGATGTGAAGGCGATGGCGGAGAAGACCGAAGCCGCGATCAAGGACGGCTCGCTGCACCCCTTCAAGGGCCCGATCACCAACCAGAAGGGTGAGCTGGTCGTCAAGGAAGGCGCCGTTCTCGCGGACAAGGACATCCTCTCGATGAACTGGTACGTGAAGGGCATCGACGACAAGATCCCTGGCCAGTGA
- a CDS encoding allantoate amidohydrolase, whose product MTVPLDIAALGARAAAMIEELGAISATADGLTRFFLTPEHRRAADRVAAWMRAAGLEVSEDALGTVRGHWHPAGPDAPRLLIGSHIDTVGNAGKYDGTLGVVLGILALDEIRKAGVTKPFGIDVLAFGDEEGTRFPTTLSASAAVAGIFSPANLTVRDADGVSYRDALLAYGKNPDDIPAAAYDPNKVIAYVEAHIEQGPVLEAEGEPLGVVTAIAGASRLSVTVTGEAGHAGTVPMTMRRDALLGAAEMALAVERIAKADPHGMVATVGRVHVEPGSINVIPSRVVFTVDLRSGSDLSRRDALERFEREAHRIADLRHLGVVISAFHEVATVPCFRDLQLRLRNAVAAVGHRAPTLASGAGHDGQAMSALCPIGMLFVRCRGGISHNPAEYASPDDMGLAAAALVRFIERFQLPQLSEATGGVET is encoded by the coding sequence ATGACCGTGCCGCTGGACATCGCTGCGCTGGGCGCGCGCGCCGCCGCCATGATCGAGGAACTGGGCGCGATCTCCGCCACTGCGGACGGGCTGACCCGCTTCTTCCTCACCCCCGAACATCGCCGCGCCGCCGATCGCGTGGCCGCATGGATGCGCGCGGCCGGGCTCGAGGTTTCCGAGGATGCGCTGGGCACCGTGCGCGGCCACTGGCACCCCGCCGGCCCCGACGCACCGCGCCTGCTCATCGGCTCGCATATCGACACGGTCGGCAATGCCGGCAAGTATGACGGCACGCTCGGCGTAGTCCTCGGCATTCTCGCGCTGGACGAGATCCGCAAGGCCGGCGTCACCAAGCCCTTCGGCATCGACGTGCTGGCCTTTGGCGACGAGGAAGGCACGCGCTTTCCCACCACGCTGTCGGCCTCGGCCGCTGTCGCCGGCATTTTCTCGCCGGCCAATCTCACCGTGCGCGATGCGGATGGGGTGAGCTACCGCGACGCGCTGCTTGCCTATGGCAAGAACCCCGACGACATTCCCGCCGCCGCCTATGACCCCAATAAGGTCATCGCCTATGTCGAGGCGCATATCGAGCAGGGCCCGGTGCTGGAAGCCGAGGGTGAACCGCTCGGCGTCGTCACCGCCATTGCCGGCGCCTCGCGCCTCTCCGTCACCGTAACCGGCGAGGCGGGCCACGCCGGCACTGTGCCGATGACCATGCGCCGCGATGCGCTGCTCGGCGCGGCGGAAATGGCGCTGGCGGTCGAGCGCATCGCCAAGGCCGACCCGCACGGCATGGTGGCGACGGTCGGGCGCGTGCATGTCGAGCCCGGCTCAATCAACGTCATTCCCTCGCGCGTCGTCTTCACCGTCGATCTGCGCTCCGGTTCGGACCTGTCACGGCGCGACGCGCTGGAGCGCTTCGAACGCGAGGCACACCGCATCGCCGATCTGCGCCATCTCGGCGTCGTCATCTCGGCCTTCCACGAGGTCGCGACCGTGCCGTGCTTCCGCGACCTGCAACTGCGCCTGCGCAACGCGGTCGCCGCTGTCGGCCATCGCGCGCCGACGCTGGCTTCCGGCGCCGGGCATGACGGGCAGGCCATGTCCGCGCTGTGCCCGATCGGCATGTTGTTCGTGCGCTGCCGCGGCGGGATCAGCCATAACCCGGCCGAATACGCCTCCCCCGACGATATGGGGCTTGCGGCGGCCGCGCTGGTGCGCTTCATCGAGCGTTTCCAGCTTCCGCAACTCAGCGAAGCCACAGGCGGAGTAGAGACGTGA
- a CDS encoding ArgE/DapE family deacylase translates to MTIPGDDKAPLAREVEFLKALVRVPSDNPPGDCAPHAEVAGQLLEELGFTVERHPVPEPFVKTYGMKSVVNLVVRERFGSGQGPVIALNAHGDVVPPGEGWTYDPYGAEERGGAIYGRGAAVSKSDFATYAFALLALKERPEDLDGTVELHFTYDEEAGGFVGPKWLIEHEITKPDFAISAGFSYAVVIAHNGCLHLEIVVRGKQAHAAMPETGADALEAANAILTAIYGERKRLYGITSATPGIGSPKITVGLISGGINTNVVPDRIVMRVDRRLTPEEDGLAVEAELAALIEQAVAGRPGIELECRRIILAEPLRTLPGTERLVEIVQKHATAVLGETPPATAVPLYTDARHYTAAGIPTILYGAGPRSILEANAHAADEHVRISDLKAATTVIEGTLRDLLAAK, encoded by the coding sequence GTGACCATCCCCGGCGACGACAAGGCGCCCCTCGCGCGCGAAGTCGAATTCCTCAAGGCGCTGGTGCGCGTGCCGAGCGATAACCCGCCCGGCGATTGCGCCCCCCATGCGGAGGTCGCCGGCCAGCTGCTGGAGGAGCTGGGCTTCACCGTCGAGCGCCATCCGGTGCCCGAGCCCTTCGTGAAGACCTACGGCATGAAGTCGGTGGTGAACCTCGTGGTGCGCGAGCGCTTCGGCAGCGGGCAGGGGCCGGTGATCGCGCTCAATGCCCATGGCGACGTGGTGCCACCTGGCGAGGGCTGGACCTATGATCCCTACGGCGCCGAGGAGCGCGGCGGGGCGATCTATGGGCGCGGCGCCGCCGTCTCCAAATCCGATTTCGCCACCTACGCCTTCGCCCTGCTGGCGCTGAAGGAGCGCCCGGAGGACCTCGACGGCACGGTCGAGCTGCACTTCACCTATGACGAAGAGGCGGGCGGCTTCGTCGGGCCGAAATGGCTGATCGAGCACGAGATCACCAAGCCGGACTTCGCGATCTCCGCCGGCTTCTCCTACGCCGTGGTGATCGCCCATAATGGCTGCCTGCACCTCGAAATCGTCGTGCGCGGCAAGCAGGCGCACGCCGCCATGCCGGAGACCGGCGCCGATGCGCTGGAGGCAGCGAACGCGATCCTCACCGCCATCTATGGTGAGCGCAAGCGCCTCTACGGCATCACCAGCGCCACGCCGGGCATCGGGTCGCCCAAGATCACGGTCGGCCTGATCTCGGGCGGCATCAACACCAATGTGGTGCCGGACCGTATCGTCATGCGCGTCGACCGGCGCCTAACGCCGGAAGAGGACGGACTTGCCGTCGAGGCCGAGTTGGCGGCGCTGATCGAGCAAGCCGTCGCCGGGCGGCCGGGCATCGAGCTCGAATGCCGCCGCATCATCCTCGCCGAGCCGCTGCGCACGCTGCCGGGCACCGAGCGTCTGGTCGAGATCGTGCAGAAGCACGCAACCGCCGTGCTGGGCGAGACGCCGCCGGCGACCGCCGTGCCGCTCTATACCGATGCGCGCCACTACACCGCGGCGGGCATTCCGACCATTCTCTACGGCGCCGGGCCGCGCTCCATTCTGGAAGCGAACGCCCATGCGGCGGATGAGCATGTGCGCATCAGCGACCTCAAGGCCGCGACCACGGTGATCGAGGGCACGCTGCGCGATCTTCTGGCGGCGAAGTAG
- a CDS encoding DUF4239 domain-containing protein encodes MNWMQLIVGEYWVLVALFALVPLLSGLVIYWVAMLPRFVAWFQPKELATSYLGALTLPFALFLAFMMSDIWQRETKFAQTVLQEVQRLDAMLDVARICGAPCQRIDDALGAYARALSQNEWDEGWTYPQAVVTERFDALVTAIAEEEARSQIAGHLRAALLAGQGELRRLRTDRYFILHVDLAPHRWAVVVLLGVLSQIGLAALHVGKRPQLIISLATFSIAFAVTLAYTVALAWPTVDENIIPREELTRVMAP; translated from the coding sequence ATGAACTGGATGCAGCTCATCGTCGGCGAGTACTGGGTGCTGGTGGCGCTGTTCGCGCTGGTGCCCCTTCTCTCCGGGCTGGTGATCTATTGGGTCGCCATGCTCCCGCGCTTCGTGGCGTGGTTCCAGCCCAAGGAACTCGCCACCTCCTATCTCGGCGCGCTGACGCTGCCCTTCGCGCTGTTCCTCGCCTTCATGATGAGCGACATCTGGCAGCGCGAGACCAAGTTCGCCCAGACCGTGCTGCAGGAAGTCCAGCGGCTCGACGCCATGCTCGACGTGGCGCGCATTTGCGGCGCGCCGTGCCAGCGCATCGACGACGCGCTGGGGGCCTATGCGCGGGCGCTGTCGCAGAACGAGTGGGATGAGGGCTGGACCTACCCGCAAGCTGTCGTGACCGAGCGCTTCGACGCGCTGGTCACCGCGATCGCCGAGGAGGAAGCGCGCTCCCAGATCGCCGGGCATCTGCGCGCCGCGCTGCTGGCGGGGCAGGGCGAATTGCGGCGGCTGCGTACCGACCGCTATTTCATCCTGCATGTCGATCTGGCGCCGCACCGCTGGGCCGTGGTGGTGCTGCTGGGCGTGCTCTCGCAGATCGGGCTGGCGGCACTGCATGTCGGCAAGCGCCCGCAGCTCATCATCAGCCTGGCGACCTTCTCCATCGCCTTCGCCGTGACGCTCGCCTACACCGTCGCCCTTGCCTGGCCGACGGTGGACGAGAACATCATCCCCCGCGAGGAACTGACGCGGGTGATGGCGCCCTGA
- the rimO gene encoding 30S ribosomal protein S12 methylthiotransferase RimO — translation MAEIASTDASAARGEAPRISFVSLGCPKALVDSERIVTSLRSEGYELSRHHEGADLVIVNTCGFLDSAKAESLAAIGDALKENGKVIVTGCMGAEPEQIRAVHPGVLAVTGPQQYESVLAAVHQAVPPQHDPFLDLVPPQGIKLTPRHYAYLKISEGCNNRCTFCIIPKLRGDLVSRPAADVLREAERLVTAGVKELLVISQDTSAYGVDLRYAESQWKDRQVRARFLDLARELGTLGAWVRMHYVYPYPHVDEVIGLMADGVILPYLDIPFQHASPTVLKRMKRPAAQEKTLARVQAWRAACPELTLRSTFIVGFPGETEAEFQELIDFLEEAELDRVGCFKYEPVDGAPANALGQAVPDEVKEERWKRFMEVQQRVSARRLKRKVGTRQQVIIDSVGPTVAVGRSKADAPEIDGVVHVASRRPLRVGEITTVKIERADAYDLHGTAVGF, via the coding sequence ATGGCCGAAATCGCGTCGACCGACGCCTCCGCCGCGCGCGGCGAGGCGCCGCGTATCTCCTTCGTTTCGCTGGGTTGCCCCAAGGCGCTCGTCGACAGCGAACGCATCGTCACCAGCCTGCGCTCGGAAGGCTATGAGCTGTCGCGCCATCATGAGGGCGCGGATCTGGTGATCGTGAACACCTGCGGCTTCCTCGACAGCGCCAAGGCCGAGAGCCTCGCCGCCATCGGCGATGCGCTGAAGGAGAACGGCAAGGTTATCGTCACCGGCTGCATGGGCGCCGAGCCGGAGCAGATCCGCGCCGTGCATCCGGGCGTGCTCGCCGTCACCGGCCCGCAGCAATATGAGAGCGTGCTGGCCGCCGTGCATCAGGCGGTGCCGCCGCAGCACGATCCGTTCCTCGATCTCGTGCCGCCGCAGGGCATCAAGCTCACCCCGCGTCACTACGCTTACCTAAAGATTTCAGAGGGTTGCAACAATCGCTGCACCTTTTGCATCATCCCCAAGCTGCGCGGCGATCTGGTCAGCCGACCGGCTGCCGACGTGCTGCGCGAGGCTGAACGGCTGGTGACGGCCGGCGTCAAGGAACTGCTCGTCATCTCGCAGGACACCTCCGCCTATGGCGTCGATTTGCGCTACGCGGAGAGCCAGTGGAAGGATCGGCAGGTCCGCGCGCGCTTCCTCGATCTCGCCCGCGAACTCGGTACGCTCGGCGCCTGGGTGCGCATGCACTATGTCTACCCCTACCCGCATGTCGACGAGGTCATCGGTCTGATGGCGGATGGGGTGATCCTTCCCTATCTCGACATTCCCTTCCAGCACGCCTCCCCGACCGTGCTGAAGCGCATGAAGCGTCCGGCGGCGCAGGAGAAGACGCTGGCCCGCGTGCAAGCCTGGCGCGCCGCCTGCCCCGAGCTGACGCTGCGCTCGACCTTCATCGTCGGATTCCCCGGCGAGACCGAGGCCGAGTTCCAGGAGCTGATCGACTTCCTTGAGGAAGCTGAACTCGATCGTGTCGGCTGCTTCAAATATGAGCCGGTCGATGGCGCGCCCGCCAATGCGCTTGGCCAGGCCGTGCCGGATGAGGTGAAGGAAGAACGCTGGAAGCGCTTCATGGAAGTGCAGCAGCGCGTCTCCGCCCGTCGGCTGAAGCGCAAGGTCGGCACGCGCCAGCAGGTCATCATCGACTCGGTCGGGCCGACGGTGGCGGTCGGCCGCTCCAAGGCGGATGCGCCGGAGATCGACGGCGTGGTGCACGTCGCCTCGCGCCGCCCGCTGCGCGTCGGCGAGATCACCACGGTGAAGATCGAGCGCGCGGACGCCTATGACCTGCACGGCACGGCGGTCGGCTTCTGA
- a CDS encoding antibiotic biosynthesis monooxygenase, translating to MFLAMNRFKVKQGSEADFETVWRERDSHLNTVSGFVAFNLLRGPAKEDHTLYASHTIWRSREDFENWTRSEAFRAAHRNAGGNKPLYVGHPEVELFDSVIALDNQQAA from the coding sequence ATGTTTCTTGCCATGAATCGCTTCAAGGTGAAGCAGGGCTCGGAAGCCGATTTCGAGACCGTCTGGCGCGAGCGCGACAGCCACCTCAACACCGTGTCCGGCTTCGTCGCCTTCAATCTGCTGCGCGGCCCGGCGAAGGAGGATCACACCCTCTACGCCTCGCACACGATCTGGCGCTCGCGCGAGGATTTCGAGAACTGGACGCGCTCGGAGGCCTTCCGCGCCGCCCATCGCAATGCCGGCGGCAACAAGCCGCTTTATGTCGGCCACCCTGAGGTCGAGCTGTTCGACAGCGTGATCGCGCTGGACAACCAGCAGGCCGCCTGA
- a CDS encoding metal/formaldehyde-sensitive transcriptional repressor, producing the protein MPHSPDDKKRALTRLRRIRGQAEALERAVEAGTDCRPLLQQIAALRGAVGGLMAEVLESHLRETFGPGAPGHQPGPFDGELDEITTILRTYLK; encoded by the coding sequence ATGCCTCATTCGCCGGACGACAAGAAACGGGCCCTCACGCGGCTGCGGCGGATCAGGGGGCAGGCTGAGGCGCTCGAGAGGGCGGTCGAGGCGGGCACGGATTGCCGCCCGCTGCTCCAGCAGATCGCGGCGCTGCGCGGCGCCGTCGGCGGCTTGATGGCCGAGGTGCTGGAAAGCCATCTGCGCGAGACCTTCGGGCCGGGCGCGCCGGGCCACCAGCCTGGCCCCTTTGATGGCGAGCTGGACGAGATCACCACCATCCTGCGCACCTATCTGAAATAG